The candidate division WOR-3 bacterium genome contains the following window.
GTTTTTCTTTCGAGAAAACCTTAATGGCATAGATTAACATAACCAGAGAAGAAATTAACCAGACCAGAACTTTATAAATATATGCTCCTCCTCTTACGAGATAGTTGGGTAAAAGGAGGGAGAGAAGGATAAGAAGGAGCAAAACCAGCCCTTTCCGCTCGATGATTGTCTTTTTTTGTGTTTCTTCCGTAGTGGTTATAGATTCTTTTCTTTCTCCTCGAAAGACAAAACTCATCACCCAGCCGACAATAAAAGCCATAAAAAGAGCAGCTACAATTCTTGAAATAACCATTCCTCCGCCGAGGATGTTTCCAGTGTAGGTCAGAGCAAGGATATTAGCGGCAGGTGCAACCCAGAGAACAATAAAGGCAACTCCAATTCCTGCACCTCCGTAGTAAAGACCACTCGCAACAGGGATAACAGTGCAGGAGCAAGCTGCAAGAAAGAAACTCGAAATACTCGCAAGAGGAAAAGACCTGCTCTTCCTTGTTTCTTCGCCAAGATGCTCTAAAATAGCATTGCGATTAATGAATGTTACAATTGCCCCTGCAAGAAGAAATGCCGGAACAAGACAGGTCAGAATATGTGTGGCAGCATAGTCCTTTAACGCTAAAAATCCAGATTTTATTATTTCCAAAAACATTGTTTTACTCCTTCTTCCTGATTTCTTTTTTTCTGCATCTTTTCAGATTTTTCAAATCTTCCGGAGAAAGAACCACCTCTTTTTTCAATTCATCAATCAATTTACTTTTGCATATCCCCGGATTTGCAGAATAAATAATCCGTTGGCCTTCTCTTTTATTCTCAATCAACCCCGCCTCCTTTAAGATTCTCAAACAATGTGAAATTCTCGGTTGTTTCATATTGAGAATATTCATCAATTCACAAACACAAAGCTCGCTCCGGGTAAGCAAAAGAAAAATCCTCAACCTCGTCTCGTCCGAAAGAGCATTAAAAATTTTCAAAAATTTCTCCATCTTTTTCTCCTTTTAATTTAAATATATTAAAATATTGTAATATATTAATATATTATCCGTTTTTGTCAAGTGGGTTAGTATCCGAAATTTACGATTTTTGTTTAAAAACATAATGAAATATTTTAAGGGATTGCAATTTTAAAATCGTTAGATTCCTGAAAGTGTGCCTCTTGACAACATAATTGAATTTTTGTAAAATTAAAAAAGTACGAAAAAGGGAAAATAAAAATCTATGAGATTTAATGATTCATCGAAGAGATTGTTGGTTAAAAGAATCAGCTATTTGGGGCTAACGATAGTTCAAATTTCAGGTTATTCTTATTTAATATTATGATAAATCTATTCGTTTTTGTTATATTTGTATACTTTCCGCCTATAGGTGGTATACCTCTTGAAAATCCGGAACCTGGAGATATAACCTCTAAATTTCTCCTACAGGGTGTATACCAGAAATGGAACATTCAATCATTAGACTACAAAGATCCGCAAAAAGATTTATCTTATAATTATTATGTTTTCATACCGGAGAGATTATACATTTCTTTTGGGTGTAAGTCTTTTAATATTATTGGAGGATTAGAGAAAAGTTGCTCTTTCGCTTTCAAAGGAAATTATATAATTAAGGACAATTTTTATCCTTTCTTTTTTGGTGTTTATACAAATAACTTTTTGCTACGATTCTCTGGAGCGTATGGCGGTTTGTCCAGCAGTGACGAAACAGTAAATTTTATGCAGGCAGGCAGTGAATTTTTATTCTTTTCTCAAGATAACAACAACCGGCGTATTAATTTCGTTTCTCTTGGACTTAAAATGTTACGTTCTGGACTTTCAGATAAAATTTATGTGGTAGGTTCTTTAATATTGGGTGATGAATTTCCTCTTTTGTCAGGGATTAATCTTAATTCCTCTTTCGAAACAGGACTTAAGCCTTACATATTTAGTTATAATATCTACAATCCCGAACAAGGTATATGGGTTAGATATTCGTTTTTCGCGGAATTAGGAATAAGAGAAAGAGAAGAAAATTACTTATGGGGTATTTCATTAGCAAAAAAAGACCTGTTGACTACAGGGAATATAGTTGGCTTTTCAATTGGTGGCATAGAAATTAAAGGAATTTATGAATTTTTCTTAAGAGATTGGGGGACAGGTATTTCACTTTCTTATTATTTTGGAGGAGATAAAAAGGTGGTAAAAGGTAACATAATGGAGATAGGATTAAAATTATGCAGAAAATAAGTAACATTCTTTTATCTCTGCTTCTTTTGTCGTGTTCTCGAACTGTCTATCAGGTCACCTATTCCAATGTATGTGGCTCCAAAGAGAATTTCATTTATACTTCTAAAGAAACAGATTTATCTTGTCAAACTTTCAATTTTTTGGGTGGTTATTACGAAGGGTCAAATCCCCCTCAAAGGAGGGCAATAGTAGGAATAAACATTCAGACCAATTTTGAAGAGGAAATTTATTTGTTTAGAGAGCCACCTCAAGGCACATGGGGTTCACTGGATGTTTCGAATGACCTCAAGAAAATTGCCGTAGTATTAAATGATACCCTCTGCATAATTTCAAGAGAAAGTGAGGAAATAATTGCCAAAATAGTAGAAGGAAGAAATCCCTGTTTTTTCCCTTCTGCTGATAGTCTCCTCTATGCCTATTTGGGGTCAGGTCTTGAATTTTGAATTTAATTAACGCTTCTTTTTAAGGGATTTACTCCACCCAATTTCTATTATAATTATAACAAAAAACAAACAGGTCAATATAAAAACTCTTAAGAGAAAACGCAAAATTAGTAAAACCGAAAAAGATAAATTTCTCTATTACAGAATTGGACTTTTTGAAATAAAGGTGCTTGCTCTTATATTTGTTCTGGAATTAAATAAAAACAAAATTCCGCTCAAAAATTCAAAAAGAGACCTTGCCCCAAATTTTTAGGAAGTGGTTTTAATAACCCTTGAGAGAATACAAGCTCTTTATTCTACAAGGATAAATATCACATTCTCCACGGAGAAATCGGTAATATTTTGTAAACGGTATTCTTGAACCCGTTGCGAGAGACAAAAACTGCTATGATGTTCGCTTTAATTTCGGGCATTCACGGAAATCTAGAATCTCTTTTTGCCATGGTTCTGTATCTTGAAAATTATGAAGAAAAGATAGATAAGTCTTGAAGACATTGTTGGTTATGGATCTGACCATGGGGAGTGCATAAATATTACCAGAGAAATTTCCGATGTTATTCTTGCCGGCAATTATGATTTTGTGGGTTACTAAGAGATATAGAAAGACTTCAATAGCTATGCGAAGAAAGCGGCTTCCTGGGGTATAGATGCTCTTGACGAAGCCGAGATAAATTTTCTGAAAGTCCTGCCACTAAAATATTAAAAAAAAAAATAGATTTGTTCATTCTTCATTGCATTGCCATCTAAGATACGAACCATCGGCCTTAAGTCTAGAGTCAAAATAAGTAAAACATTATTTTCTACTGGCTTTGTGTTTAATATTACTGCCAATTATTTTTAAACTCCTGACTCGTAACTTGCCTAGGTATTGACAAATATTAATAACTCTCCTAATATTACACATATATTCAGGATTTTCTCGGGGAGAAAATAAAAAACGAGTCTAGAAAAACGTCAAAGTTTTAGGCGTATATAGCCAGACTCAAAAAGCAGGAAAAGTCTAGAGGTGTACTTATTTTATAAAAGACAGAAAAGAGTTTATAAGTACAAAAAATGAGTCTTATAAAAGGGGGAGTTATGAAATCTTTTAAAAATTTATTGTTTATTTTGGTCACAATGTTTACATTGTTAAGGTCTTTACTTTCTTATGCAATCCCACCTCCACCTCAAGAACCAACCATTGTCGAAGTTCGAACTGCTGCGCCCGGAGTGATTGCTGTTATTGTCCAAACAGGTCCACACGGCAGTGATTATGTTAATCCTATTGATAAATCTACATCTTCTTATAAAGTTGATGGACAGAATCCTGTTGCGGTTTACCTTTATTCGGTTCCCTACGATGAGCTTCCTTACGATTGGGGGGACCCCCAACGCGATTACTGGGTAACGGTTCGTCACCGTATATATCTGGATATTGGTAAGGCTTTCGAGAATAATCATCTTTATTCAATCTCAACACCTTATGGAGATACAACTCTAATTTACAATGATCGAACAACATTGTGCGAGGCAATTAAGGTAAATCAGGTTGGTTATCACAAGGACAGCCGTGTTCGTTATGCGGTATTGGGAGTGTTTCTTGGGGACGGTGGTTCACGGGAGTTTGAGACTTTGCCAACTTATGAGGTAATAAGAGAGTCAGATGGAGCTATTGTAAAGTCCGGGACTGCTGTTTTCATTAAGGCTGATACTGCAATCATTAGATATCCTGCTACTTGTGGAGAATTTGTTTACAGGTTAGATTTGAGAGGGATTCCGGAAGGAGGTCCTTACTATGTATCAATTCCCGGTTTTGGTAGGTCCTGGCCATTTGGAGTAGGGACGGATTACACAAGATTTATTGCATATACATATATGAGAGGTATGTATCACCAAAGATGCGGAATTGCTCTTGAACAACCATTTACCGAATACACAAGAGCAATTTGTCATACACATGCGGAAGATATTAGATATCCACTTGAAGGAAACGATAAGATACCAATTTTCGATTATGATAAGCCAATATTCGAAATTAGAGGAGGTTACCACGATGCTGGAGATTATGACCGTCGTCCTCTTCATGTAGATATGCCTATTTTTATGCTTGGTTATTACGAGGCTTTCAAGAACCATTTTATTGATGGACAGTACAATATTCCGGAGTCAGGTAATGGTATTCCCGATATATTCGATGAAGCAATGTGGGGAGCTCTTGTTTGGGAATATCTTCAGGTAACTGACCCAACTGACCCAGACTATGGTGGAGTAAGAAGCGGAACTGAAATGGACGGATATACAGGTTACGGTTGGGCTAGTGCAGCTACAGAAGAAACTGTCCTGGGGCTTATTTACGGTACATGGGAAGTAACAATAGACGTAACATCAAAATCCTGCGGTTTGTTTGCGCAGATTTCAAGACTCCTAACAGAAGGAGGGTGGTTACCTGAGAAGGCTGCAGATTTAAGAACAAGAGCGGAACTGGCTTGGCAATATTTAGAGCGCAAACTTGATATTAATGCTGTAACTAGTCATCGTTATGGTTTCACCTATGCGGCTCTTCAAATGTATCTTTTAACAGGTGAAGAGAAGTATCATAACATCTTTAAGGTTGCTGCGGACCATTGTTTTATTAATCCGGATACACTTGCAGCAAAATATCCTGAGTGTTGGGGAGGTGGTAATCCATATACCCATGCAGGGACTTCACATTTTATCAGTTATCTTCTCCCCCAGAAATACCCGATTGACGAGACAACTGCTCAAGGACTTAAAAATATAATTTTTAAAGCTGTGGATCGTGGTGGATATATGAAATTTTTCCCTGAAAATGAATCCTATCCAAGCGGATGTATGCAATCTATTGGATGGGGAGCAGCAACCTGTCAGGGTATCTACGCAGATATTTATGTATTCGCTTACCTTTTAACAAACGATGCTGAGAAGAAACAACAATACTTTGATATCATAAGTCAGTTTGCAGATTACGCCATCGGATTAAATCCACTTGGTATGTCGTTTGTAACAGGATTAGGTTTTGTTCAACCTGTTTGTCCCACTCATGATGATTCTTACTACACAAAGAACGGACTTTCAGACGGGGTAACATCTGATCACGTCGGGAAACCGAAAGGTAATGTTCCAGGCCTTCTGATTTTTGGTACTGCATGGGGATATAGTTCAAACCCAAGTAGTCAAAGGGTTGCAACCAAGCTATACCCAAGTTGGGAGAGTTTACCTTATTATAAGCGTTGGGCAGATGGATGGTCGTTCTTTTCTTGCGATGAGGTTGGAACAGATAAAACCTTATGGAACGCACTTATGTATGCGTTTCTTTACAATGCATCCGAAGACCCAAATGCCGACAATTTTACCAACCCAAACCCTCCTGATAACTGGCCACCTTCTCCGCCTATCGGTTTATATTTTCTGTTGTCCCCTCCTCACCCGAATCCTTTTAATGAAACCACTACTATTAATTTTACTGTAGGAGGGGGAGGAAAAGTTAAACTTGCGATATACGATTTAGTTGGTAGAGAAATCAAAGTTCTACTTAATGAATATCTTTCGGAGGGCAGTTATCCTAAGACCTGGGACGGGACAGATGAAAGTGGGAATAAGGTTGCAAGTGGTATATATTTCTGCCGACTCAGCGGAGAAAGAAGAGAATCCCTTTCTGAGAAGGTGATATTCTTGAAATAAAAAAATCTAACCCAAATTTACTAAAAATTTCTATAACATACCGGAAACAAGGGCCTTGACCTTTCAGAATTACAGGTTCTAAATTTTTGTTCTTTTTGCCTCAATTGAGCTAGAATTTCAAATATTTTTTAAATAATGAAAAGCATTCTTCTACATTTAAAAAAGAGTATATAATTATCCAACTCCTAATAACTTTCATTTTTCTTTGGTAATTTAGTATTTCCTAAATTAAGCACAGCCCTATCCGTTACCTCTCTCCGTTAGGTAAGAGGCCATAAGAGAAGACAACGGAGGATCCAAAATTAAACAAAAACCCTTTAACTTTATATATTTTGGAAAACACAAAAATAGAATTTATAGAGGTATTCGCTTAACTTTTTTACTTTCAAAGAAAACTCGCTTTTAACATTTGCAAATACTAGATATATGGGTATAAAATTTTTCAGAGAGCAGTTAGTTGTTTTCTCGGAGAAATGGCAAACCTGGGTTAGACCAAAAATACACTCTACCTATGCTGTAGAAAGATAAAAATTCACCTCCTATTCTAGAATAGACTGTAGCGATAAAGTCTCTCTCACCCCATCCATTTAGACCTATCGGAAACCATCTCGAATAATCAGAGTTGTTCAAAAATCAAGACCTGACCCCAATTTGGCAATTTGGCAAAACACCGCTCGAACAAAAACAAATTAAGAATAAAAATAAATTTCTTCTCAAAAGTTTAGAGCACCTACACTATCTCCTCATAATACCCCTTGACATTATTTTAAATTTGATTATAATTATTATGTGATTGAAATGATTTCAAGTTTAAAACAAATAAAAGATATTTTAAAAGAAGCAGGTTTAAGACCAACCTACCAGCGGATAAGAATAATCGAGACTATTTACAAATATCGTTATGAACATCCAAGTGTTGAAACAATTTACAATGAACTTAAAAACGAACTACCTATTATTTCAATGACTACAGTATATAATACGATGAATGCAATGTTAAATAAAAAACTCCTTCAAGCCTTAACCATTACAGGAATAGACACCCATTACGATCCAAACTTATCTCTCCATCACCATTTCTATTGTAATAATTGTCATAAAATTTACGACATTAAAATCAAATGCCCTTTTGGTAACGAGAAAAAGAAAACTATTGAGGGTCATAAAATTGATGAGGTGCATGGATATTTTAAAGGAATTTGTAAAAATTGTTTAGAGACCACTAAAAAAGAAACAAAAGAATAAATAATGGTAAAGTTAATAAAAAGGAGGATTTATGATGAACCTTAATAATATATTCCAAACTGCGGATTGGAAAAAAGAAAAACATACACCAGTGATTGAAGCACCTTTAAAGGCAAAAAAAGGAGAAAATTTTAAAGTGACAGTTTGTGTTGGAAAAGAGATTCCTCATCCCAATACAACAGAACATCATATTGTTTGGATTGATTTATACTTCCACCCCGAAGCCGAAAAATTTCCTTATCATATTGGGAGATTTGAATTTCTATCTCATGGAGCCTCGACAAATGGCCCAAATACAAGCACGGTCTACACTCATCCAGAAGTAACCCTGACATTTAAGACAGAAAAGCCTGGAACTATTATTGCATTCTCTTATTGTAATATCCATGGACTTTGGCAAAACTCCCAAGAGATAAAGGTAGAATAACTTTAAGCGAGAGCAATCGTTCTTTTGAAGAGGGCGGATGCCACAAATAATACACAAAATTTAGAATTTTATAAAATGGAAAAAGCGTAGAAAAAACTATAACTCCTATCACTTAAAACAGAAAAATTCATATAAAAATGTATAAAGAAATGTAAGGATACTTATGGAGCACCAAACAATAAATTTAGCAAGTTTTAAAAAGGAGGAATTTGTGGACAAAATAACAGAAAAAAGAATGCCCCTTTTGGGAGACAATTTCCCAGAGATAGAAGTGCAGACAACCCTTGGTGTTATGAAATTACCAAAGACCTTCTATGGCAAATGGTTTGTCCTTTTCAGCCATCCGGCGGATTTTACTCCAGTATGCACAACTGAGTTTGTTGCTTTTCAGAAAAGATATGAAAAATTCAGAGCATTGAATTGTGAACTCATAGGACTTAGCGTTGATCAGGTCTTTTCTCATATCAAATGGGAAGAATGGATAAAAGAGAAATTAGGTATTGAGATTCAATTTCCAATTATTGCCGATACAGGTGCGGTAGCTGAGACTCTTGGTCTTATTCATCCTGGTAAAGGAACGAATACTGTCAGGGCGGTCTTCATTGTAGATGACAAAGGCAAAATAAGAATAATTCTTTACTATCCCCAAGAACTTGGTAGGAATATAGATGAGATTTTAAGAGCTCTTGAGGCGATGCAGATTTCCGATAAATATGGGGTTGCAATGCCCGCAAATTGGCCAAACAATGAAATTGTAAAAGACCATGTGATTGTTCCTCCTCCAAAGGATGTTAAAACAGCAAAAGATAGAGTTAAAAAGGCAAAAATTGGTGAATTTGAGTGTTTTGATTGGTGGCTCTGTCATAAGAAACTAAAAATAAACGAAAAAAGAAGATGACAAAAGGTAAAGTTGAAAATATGGGGTATCAGATTAATTTCTGGTACCCCATATTTTACTTTTTAATTGTTGAAATAATAATTTTGATGTAAATTAATAAAAATGGAAATGAGTATTCAGAAACTTCACCCTCTCATATTAGCTCTTCTAGCTGGTTGTTTCACCTGGGGCCTAACTGCTATTGGCTCTATGCTTGTATTTTTAACAAAAGAAGTAAGTCAAAAGTTTTTTGATAGCATGTTGGGTTTTGCTGGTGGGGTTATGATTGCAGCAAGCTTTTGGTCTCTTCTTGCGCCAGCAATTGAAATATCAAAAAAAACTACTCCTAATCTCTCCTGGTTACCACCCACGGTTGGATTTATATTAGGTGCAGTCTCATTAAGAATCATAGACATAATATTACCTCATCTTCATCTAGGCTTTCCTATTATAGAATCAGAAGGGATAAAAACCTCTTGGCATCGAAGTGTTTTGTTGGTTTTGGCAATTACACTTCACAATATTCCTGAAGGGCTTGCTGTAGGAGTGGCTTTTGGCTCTGTTACCAAAGACCTTCCAGAAGCAACATTAAGAGGAGCAACCGCATTGATGTTAGGGATAGGAATTCAGAATATTCCTGAAGGTTTTGCAGTTTCAATCTCTCTTTACCGTGAAAAATTAACAAGATTTAAAAGTTTCTGGTTTGGTCAACTTTCAGGTGTTGTAGAACCAATCTCTGCAGTTATTGGTTGTTTTACAGTGTTATGGGCACATTTCCTTTTACCTTATGCATTGAGTTTTGCAGCAGGTGCTATGATTTTCGTGGTTGTGGAAGAGGTAATACCTGAATCACAACGAAATGGTAATGTAGAATTTGCTACGGGTGGCACAATTATCGGATTTTTAATTATGATGATCTTGGATGTTACCTTCGGATAAAAAAGCTTTTGGGGACTAAAGAATGTAAAATAAAAAGTTGCTTTCCCTTGACTTTCTCCTAATCTATTCCAATTCAAACATCACTATAGATTTTGGGGGTAAACTTACTATTAGTCTATCATCTTCTAATTTGAATTTTTCAAAAGGCTTTATATTGACCTCCTCGGTCTTCCCAAAGTCGTTAAAAGCATTCATTCTTTCAGCAGTAATTATCTCGGCGGAACCCTTTTCTACGTTACTTCCAAGAATCTTACATTCAAGTTCCTTAACATTATTAGGATCAAGATTTACTATACTAATGTGAATTTTCCCATCTTTATCTCTTGAGGCTGATACATTTAAAGACTTAATCTTCTCTTCACCATATGAATATTCCTCACACTCCAGCTTAGTCGGCAATAATGTAGCATCTTGGTGAACCGAGAACATTTTGAATACATAATACGTCGGTGTTAACACTATCTGTTCATCTTTTGTTATAATTACAGATTGGAGAACATTTACTAATTGAGCAAGATTTGCCATCTTCACTCGGTCGCAGTGATTATTGAAAATATTAAGGCTTATTGCCGCAACTATTGCATCGCGAAGAGAATTCTGTTGATATAAGAAAGCCGGATTAACCCCAGGTTCTACATCATACCAAGTCCCCCATTCATCTACTACAAGTCCAATCCTCTTCTCTGGATCATATCTATCCATTATCTCTGAATGTTTTTTTATTAATTCATCTAAATAGAGAGCCTTTTGCAATATTATAAACCATTCTTTTTCAGTGAAGTTTATTGCAGACCCCTTTTTGTTCCAGTCTATTACTGTATAATAATGCAAAGAATAACCACTCATATAATCCTGAAGCCAAGTATCCGTATTTTTCCATTTCTTCATTATTATCTCAGTCCAGTTAAAGTCTTCTGGAAGTCCACTTGAGGCAATTTTGTATAATTTCGTCTCCCCATAATTCTTCATAAAAAAAGAATATCTTGATAAAACATTAGCATAGTAATCCGCAGACATAATTCCACCGCAACCCCATGTTTCGTTGCCGATTCCCCAGAATTTCACATTCCATGGCTTTAATCTACCATTTTTGTGTCTTAACTTAACCATTGGTATATCATAAGTAGAATTTACATATTCAACCCACTCACTTGCTTCTCTTACCGTGCCACTTCCAACATTAACCGAAATGTAAGGTTCAGCACCAAGTAACTCACAAAATTCCAAAAATTCGTGAGTTCCAAAACTATTGTCTTCAACAACTCCACCCCAAGTTGTATTCACGATTCTCGGTCTTTTACTGTATGGACCAATTCCTTCCTTCCAGTGATAAGTATCTGCAAAACAACCACCGGGCCAACGAATAACAGGAACATGAATAGCCTTAAGAGCAGTAAGGACGTCTTTTCTATATCCCCGAATGTTAGGAATTTTTGAATTTCTCCCAACCCATATACCACCATATATACAACGTCCAAGGTGCTCCGCAAAATGCCCATATATAAACTTGCTAATTTTTTGTTCGGCCGAGTCCGCTCTTACGACCAACTTATTAATTGGACGTTGAGCGAAAACATTTAACGCAAAAAATAACACCAAACAAATTATAAAATATCTCTTCATTTTTAACCTCCTAATTTAAAAATTCCTTTTAAACTATCTTTCTAAAGCCGTCTTAATTCTTATTTGTAATTATAAAATAAAAAATAAAAGAGGTCAAGACTAAAAGATCTTCTTATTTAGAAAGCAAAAATTTATCTAAGATTTCTAATTCCACAAAATTTAATATTATAAACGTTTTACTTTTATTTACCAAATCCTCAACCCATTTTCCATATTGCAAAATTTAAAACCGAAGCAAAGCTCACCCAAAGAATATAAGGAATCAACAATATACCTGCTACTTTAGACAAAGAATAAAAAAGAATAATTGTCATAAGTATGGCTATCCATAAAAATATAATTTCAACAAAAGCTAAAAAAGGAGACCTTAACCCAAAAAACAAAAAAGACCATAATATATTAAAAGCAAGTTGTAAAATAAAAACCATAATTGCTATTCTTACATTCTTATCACTTAATCCAATCCTTAAAATAAAATATAAAGAGATCCCCATTAATAAAAACAAAATTGTCCAAACTGGCGCAAAGACCCAGTTTGGAGGAGTGAATGAAGGCTTATTTATATTTGCATACCAACCTGGAATTGAAGGGGTTGTAAATAAAGAACCAATAAGACCTGCAAATTGACAAATTATTATACTTATAAA
Protein-coding sequences here:
- a CDS encoding TspO/MBR family protein; the protein is MYRSKINEILNFFISIIICQFAGLIGSLFTTPSIPGWYANINKPSFTPPNWVFAPVWTILFLLMGISLYFILRIGLSDKNVRIAIMVFILQLAFNILWSFLFFGLRSPFLAFVEIIFLWIAILMTIILFYSLSKVAGILLIPYILWVSFASVLNFAIWKMG
- a CDS encoding peroxiredoxin, with the protein product MDKITEKRMPLLGDNFPEIEVQTTLGVMKLPKTFYGKWFVLFSHPADFTPVCTTEFVAFQKRYEKFRALNCELIGLSVDQVFSHIKWEEWIKEKLGIEIQFPIIADTGAVAETLGLIHPGKGTNTVRAVFIVDDKGKIRIILYYPQELGRNIDEILRALEAMQISDKYGVAMPANWPNNEIVKDHVIVPPPKDVKTAKDRVKKAKIGEFECFDWWLCHKKLKINEKRR
- a CDS encoding class II SORL domain-containing protein, producing the protein MNLNNIFQTADWKKEKHTPVIEAPLKAKKGENFKVTVCVGKEIPHPNTTEHHIVWIDLYFHPEAEKFPYHIGRFEFLSHGASTNGPNTSTVYTHPEVTLTFKTEKPGTIIAFSYCNIHGLWQNSQEIKVE
- a CDS encoding permease, which codes for MFLEIIKSGFLALKDYAATHILTCLVPAFLLAGAIVTFINRNAILEHLGEETRKSRSFPLASISSFFLAACSCTVIPVASGLYYGGAGIGVAFIVLWVAPAANILALTYTGNILGGGMVISRIVAALFMAFIVGWVMSFVFRGERKESITTTEETQKKTIIERKGLVLLLLILLSLLLPNYLVRGGAYIYKVLVWLISSLVMLIYAIKVFSKEK
- a CDS encoding alpha-N-arabinofuranosidase, translated to MKRYFIICLVLFFALNVFAQRPINKLVVRADSAEQKISKFIYGHFAEHLGRCIYGGIWVGRNSKIPNIRGYRKDVLTALKAIHVPVIRWPGGCFADTYHWKEGIGPYSKRPRIVNTTWGGVVEDNSFGTHEFLEFCELLGAEPYISVNVGSGTVREASEWVEYVNSTYDIPMVKLRHKNGRLKPWNVKFWGIGNETWGCGGIMSADYYANVLSRYSFFMKNYGETKLYKIASSGLPEDFNWTEIIMKKWKNTDTWLQDYMSGYSLHYYTVIDWNKKGSAINFTEKEWFIILQKALYLDELIKKHSEIMDRYDPEKRIGLVVDEWGTWYDVEPGVNPAFLYQQNSLRDAIVAAISLNIFNNHCDRVKMANLAQLVNVLQSVIITKDEQIVLTPTYYVFKMFSVHQDATLLPTKLECEEYSYGEEKIKSLNVSASRDKDGKIHISIVNLDPNNVKELECKILGSNVEKGSAEIITAERMNAFNDFGKTEEVNIKPFEKFKLEDDRLIVSLPPKSIVMFELE
- a CDS encoding ZIP family metal transporter, which translates into the protein MSIQKLHPLILALLAGCFTWGLTAIGSMLVFLTKEVSQKFFDSMLGFAGGVMIAASFWSLLAPAIEISKKTTPNLSWLPPTVGFILGAVSLRIIDIILPHLHLGFPIIESEGIKTSWHRSVLLVLAITLHNIPEGLAVGVAFGSVTKDLPEATLRGATALMLGIGIQNIPEGFAVSISLYREKLTRFKSFWFGQLSGVVEPISAVIGCFTVLWAHFLLPYALSFAAGAMIFVVVEEVIPESQRNGNVEFATGGTIIGFLIMMILDVTFG
- a CDS encoding glycoside hydrolase family 9 protein; protein product: MKSFKNLLFILVTMFTLLRSLLSYAIPPPPQEPTIVEVRTAAPGVIAVIVQTGPHGSDYVNPIDKSTSSYKVDGQNPVAVYLYSVPYDELPYDWGDPQRDYWVTVRHRIYLDIGKAFENNHLYSISTPYGDTTLIYNDRTTLCEAIKVNQVGYHKDSRVRYAVLGVFLGDGGSREFETLPTYEVIRESDGAIVKSGTAVFIKADTAIIRYPATCGEFVYRLDLRGIPEGGPYYVSIPGFGRSWPFGVGTDYTRFIAYTYMRGMYHQRCGIALEQPFTEYTRAICHTHAEDIRYPLEGNDKIPIFDYDKPIFEIRGGYHDAGDYDRRPLHVDMPIFMLGYYEAFKNHFIDGQYNIPESGNGIPDIFDEAMWGALVWEYLQVTDPTDPDYGGVRSGTEMDGYTGYGWASAATEETVLGLIYGTWEVTIDVTSKSCGLFAQISRLLTEGGWLPEKAADLRTRAELAWQYLERKLDINAVTSHRYGFTYAALQMYLLTGEEKYHNIFKVAADHCFINPDTLAAKYPECWGGGNPYTHAGTSHFISYLLPQKYPIDETTAQGLKNIIFKAVDRGGYMKFFPENESYPSGCMQSIGWGAATCQGIYADIYVFAYLLTNDAEKKQQYFDIISQFADYAIGLNPLGMSFVTGLGFVQPVCPTHDDSYYTKNGLSDGVTSDHVGKPKGNVPGLLIFGTAWGYSSNPSSQRVATKLYPSWESLPYYKRWADGWSFFSCDEVGTDKTLWNALMYAFLYNASEDPNADNFTNPNPPDNWPPSPPIGLYFLLSPPHPNPFNETTTINFTVGGGGKVKLAIYDLVGREIKVLLNEYLSEGSYPKTWDGTDESGNKVASGIYFCRLSGERRESLSEKVIFLK
- a CDS encoding metalloregulator ArsR/SmtB family transcription factor; its protein translation is MEKFLKIFNALSDETRLRIFLLLTRSELCVCELMNILNMKQPRISHCLRILKEAGLIENKREGQRIIYSANPGICKSKLIDELKKEVVLSPEDLKNLKRCRKKEIRKKE
- a CDS encoding Fur family transcriptional regulator — protein: MISSLKQIKDILKEAGLRPTYQRIRIIETIYKYRYEHPSVETIYNELKNELPIISMTTVYNTMNAMLNKKLLQALTITGIDTHYDPNLSLHHHFYCNNCHKIYDIKIKCPFGNEKKKTIEGHKIDEVHGYFKGICKNCLETTKKETKE